The nucleotide sequence CAGAATTTGTGTTTGCTTCACATAGTAAAACAACTGCTCACACTCTAACTCAGTTAAGCCAAGGGTTTCCTGATACTGAGCCTTGGCCTCATATTCAGAAATCAGCCCTTTATTCAAACTTAACCAGGTTTCAGACTGAAATATTGACTTTGCTTGATCTTCAACAGATTCACTATCGCCAAATGTAAGCCTGATAATCTCCAATGGAGCCCAACGAACCACGACATTACCAATATCAAAAACAACATTCCTGATGTTAGCAGAACCCATACACAACTCCTTTCACATAATATTTAGGGCCAGGCGGAATTTTTCGCTCTTTACCTTCGGTTTATCATGTTAGTGTTGAGTTTTGTTTTGCGCTTATGTCGGCGTAGCTGTGTAATAGCTCCGTAAGTGTGTTAACCCAGCCGAACACATCCACAGGTGCCTTGCGAAGGAGTGACTCAACATGCTCACAATGAGTTTCAAGGGAAATGGCCTGTTCCAGGTTAAATGATATTGCGTAGAAGTGCCATAACACTAACCGTGTCATTCTCTCACTATTTTGCTTTGCGTTTTCTGAGTCATCAAAAGCTTGTTGAACTTCACTCAGTGCAATGGCTGTCATACGCAACATTGCATCAAAGCGTGCTGATAGCAGGCGCTCTTCACTGTCTACTTCTTCTTGCTCAAAGGTAAAAATTTCACTCATTACGTCTTCCGGCACCATTTTGCTGATGATTCGGGCGCTAAACTCTTCCAGCTCATGGCGAGGCATAGTTACGAGGCATTCAAAGGTGTAATCACGAAGCATAAGAAATCACTCTGGCTAGTTAAAATTTGAGACAGTAAGGCTTAAGGTGTTGGTTTATTTTTACGGGGAGACAAATGGGTGGAAGCCCCAGCCACATCCCGGCACACAAGTCGTCCGCCCTGGCTGCTTCCTTCCGGACCTGACCAATTAAACAGAGTATTGTTGCGGGAGGACCAGGGCCTCCATAGATTTTGTTTCGCTGGCTTGGAACCAGAGAGTGCGAAGGATTATCTGTCATCCCCCGCTTCAATGCAAGCTATCAGGCACGTAAAATCACTGATTTGCGTTTAAATGCTTAATAATTGTCCTCATCCAAAGGTTCTGAGTATAAAAGATACTCTGTAGCCCATGCCGTTCCTAATAAGAACAGCCAGGCTGCCAGCACTTGTGAGGGTACTTCTGCGTTGGGTAGCATCATAAATGCGGAAAAGCCCACGGTGGGAAGTGACCAGTAAAGCAACCTGTGCCATTTAAAAGATTTTATCTCTTTCAGAGATTCCGTAGCAGCCATGATTCCGGTGACACCAATTGCCAGCAATGCCGCTTCCCACCACCCGGCCAGCCACAGAGGGAAGATAAACAGCAAAGACCACCAGCTATGCTGATGCTTGGTCGGCAGCTTCCAGTTCATGGTGGAGTACCAGATCATGGCAACGGCGATAAGCTGAATAAGGGTTGCTCCCGCGCTGCCTTCCAGCTTGCCGTTAACCTGAGTAAGCATAATGCCGGACTCCATTGCCAGTACACATAAGGCCAATAATATGCGAACAAATCGGTTGCTCTTGGAACAAAAGGCTACCATAAGGACCGGGATCAGAATCCAGGTACTGATTGAGAGTGCAACCGGCTGATAAGGCAAAGTGAAGCCGTAAAGACAGATCGAGGCTAAAAGAAGAATTCCCGCAGGCCCGCTCTGCGGAATAATCCAGACCACAGGAATCATAAAGGCGAGAATAGGAATGTCGCCTTCCGACATGTTTAATGCATGAGCGCAGACCACCACGAGCATTAATGTCATGATGAACTGGACTACAGATCTCAACATGAGTCACCTCCGTTAACAGACAACCACACTGTAAGAAACATTTCCTTAACTTTATAATATGATAGTCTAATAAATGAAAGATAGAGTCAGGTCACTAGTTATTTAAAACCTGCTTAACTCAGGTCACACCCTGGCCAATTGGCCCGCCGAATAAATGATTGTATGCCGCTATGGAAGATTTTTTGCCACAAATATATGCCGTAATTCACCAGATCCCTTACGGAAAGGTCACCTCCTATGGTGAAATTGCCCGCTTAGCCGGATATCCGGGGTACGCACGCCATGTGGGCAAAGCGCTGGGCAAGCTGCCTGAAGATACTATGCTGCCCTGGCATCGCGTTCTCAATAGTCAGGGAAAAATCTCACTAACGGGAGATTCATTTATCAGGCAGAAAGAGCGCCTGGAAAGCGAAGGCGTTGGTGTCAATTCAAACGGAAAGGTCAGCCTTAAATTATACAAGTGGGCTTTTGCTAGTTTCTGAATAGTTGATTAAACCTGATCATAGGAGGTAATTCCTATGAAAATAATAGACCTCAGTTTAGTCAGTATCAGTGAAGCGGCCCGACACTATGGGGTTTCCGTACCAACTATGCGTCGATGGGATAAATCTGGCATGCTCAAATCTGATTGCCGGACTTTAGGCAACCACCGACGTTATCATCTGTATAAACAGGATAAAATCAAAGTGGGTTATACCCGTGTCAGCAGCCATGATCAGAAATCCGACCCGATCACGCAAGCCGAGTTCCTCGCTCCCTTCTGCGATCTTGTCTTAGAGGACTTAGGCTCCGGTCTGAACTGTAAGAAGCCACGCTTGAGAAAGCTCATTGCTATGCTGTTGGCAAAGCAGGTGTCCGAACTGCATTTATCACATAAGGATCGTTTGCTGCGCTTTGGCCACGAGCTTGTCTTTCAATTGTGTCAATGGTCTGGAACAAAAGTGATTATCCATAAGGAAGAGAAAGAAATTTCTTTTGAGCAAGAATTATGCAGGGATGTCATCACTCTGATGACGGTGTTCTCCGCAAGACTTTACGGAAAGCGATCTCACTCGAACAAAAAGGCCAAAGTTATTTGATACTGTGTATGCAACCAGCATAATTCAGCTATGCAGATTTCTTTCAAAACTCAGTTGTTCACCAATAACCGGCAGGCGACTTACATGGCGAAGGCGTCGGGCACAGCTCGTTTCGTCTGGAACTGGGCTCTGGCGAACTGGAATGAGCAATATCAGCAGGTTAAGGAAGGTAAACGGGATAATAAACCGAATGGCATGAGCC is from Vibrio sp. JC009 and encodes:
- a CDS encoding MGMT family protein, with the protein product MEDFLPQIYAVIHQIPYGKVTSYGEIARLAGYPGYARHVGKALGKLPEDTMLPWHRVLNSQGKISLTGDSFIRQKERLESEGVGVNSNGKVSLKLYKWAFASF
- a CDS encoding exoribonuclease R; this translates as MLRDYTFECLVTMPRHELEEFSARIISKMVPEDVMSEIFTFEQEEVDSEERLLSARFDAMLRMTAIALSEVQQAFDDSENAKQNSERMTRLVLWHFYAISFNLEQAISLETHCEHVESLLRKAPVDVFGWVNTLTELLHSYADISAKQNSTLT
- a CDS encoding IS607 family transposase; this translates as MKIIDLSLVSISEAARHYGVSVPTMRRWDKSGMLKSDCRTLGNHRRYHLYKQDKIKVGYTRVSSHDQKSDPITQAEFLAPFCDLVLEDLGSGLNCKKPRLRKLIAMLLAKQVSELHLSHKDRLLRFGHELVFQLCQWSGTKVIIHKEEKEISFEQELCRDVITLMTVFSARLYGKRSHSNKKAKVI